In Tolypothrix sp. NIES-4075, the following proteins share a genomic window:
- a CDS encoding type 1 glutamine amidotransferase domain-containing protein: protein MADLSNLKVAVLATDGFEEAELTEPVKALKEAGAKVEILSTKSGQIQAFRHQDKGTTVSVDRLINEAQPSEYDAVLLPGGALNADTLRMGPAVQSFLQQMQQAGKPFAFICHAAWELVSANLVKGRTLTSYYTIQDDIRNAGGNWVDREVVVDGNWVTSRQPDDIPAFNREMLNLFAQFTPTASAKG from the coding sequence ATGGCTGACTTATCAAATTTAAAAGTTGCAGTGTTAGCAACCGATGGGTTTGAAGAAGCTGAACTAACAGAACCTGTAAAAGCACTCAAAGAAGCTGGTGCAAAAGTTGAAATTCTCTCAACAAAATCTGGACAAATCCAAGCGTTTCGGCATCAAGATAAAGGAACGACTGTGAGCGTTGATCGACTTATCAATGAAGCACAACCAAGCGAATATGATGCGGTGTTGTTGCCCGGTGGCGCACTGAATGCAGATACGTTGAGAATGGGACCTGCTGTGCAATCCTTCCTACAGCAGATGCAGCAAGCAGGTAAACCCTTCGCTTTCATTTGCCACGCAGCTTGGGAATTGGTGTCTGCTAACTTGGTGAAAGGACGCACTTTAACCAGTTATTACACAATTCAAGATGACATTCGTAATGCTGGTGGTAACTGGGTGGATCGAGAAGTTGTAGTTGATGGAAACTGGGTGACGAGTCGTCAACCAGATGATATTCCCGCATTCAATCGAGAAATGTTGAATCTGTTTGCACAATTCACACCGACAGCATCTGCAAAGGGTTAA
- a CDS encoding cation diffusion facilitator family transporter, producing MSSRTARSYAFLSIAAAIVTIALKFGAYLLTGSVGLLSDAIESIVNLVAALIALWALTYAAKPADAEHAFGHSKAEYFSSGAEGALIVIAAISIAVEAWGRLLHPEPLTQLGLGLALSLFATAINGVVAFVLLRAGRRLRSITLRADAHHLFTDVVTSGGVVVGIFLVKVTGALVLDPIVALIVAANITWTGFRLLRETSSALLDAALPPEEIDAIGSILNEYKRQNIQFHALRTRTAGNRRFVSFHVLVPGSWTVQQGHDLCEAIELAILRVLPLTHVTTHLEPLEDPVSWEDQELERASNQQMQG from the coding sequence ATGAGTAGTCGAACAGCCCGCTCCTACGCTTTCTTGTCGATTGCAGCCGCAATCGTCACTATTGCCCTGAAGTTTGGCGCTTACCTGCTAACCGGGTCAGTAGGTCTGCTTTCAGATGCTATTGAGTCAATTGTAAATCTTGTGGCAGCATTGATAGCACTGTGGGCATTGACCTATGCTGCTAAACCAGCCGATGCCGAACACGCCTTTGGGCATTCTAAAGCCGAATACTTCTCCAGTGGTGCTGAAGGTGCGTTGATTGTAATAGCCGCCATCAGCATTGCTGTTGAAGCTTGGGGACGCTTGTTGCATCCAGAACCGTTAACACAGCTTGGGTTGGGGTTGGCACTCTCTCTATTTGCAACCGCAATCAACGGCGTTGTTGCCTTTGTCTTGCTACGGGCAGGGCGGCGGTTGCGTTCCATTACACTCAGAGCTGATGCTCACCATTTATTTACCGATGTGGTGACTTCGGGTGGTGTGGTAGTTGGAATCTTCCTCGTTAAGGTAACAGGCGCTCTCGTGCTTGATCCAATTGTCGCACTGATAGTAGCAGCAAATATTACGTGGACAGGATTTCGTTTGCTGCGGGAAACCAGTAGCGCGTTACTCGATGCAGCTTTACCCCCTGAAGAAATTGACGCAATCGGAAGCATCCTTAACGAGTACAAACGCCAGAACATCCAGTTCCATGCCTTGCGAACCCGCACTGCTGGAAACCGCCGCTTTGTTTCCTTCCATGTTCTTGTGCCTGGATCTTGGACAGTGCAACAAGGGCATGATTTGTGCGAGGCAATTGAGCTTGCTATTCTTCGGGTGTTGCCTTTAACCCACGTTACAACTCACTTGGAACCTTTAGAAGATCCAGTTTCTTGGGAAGATCAGGAGTTGGAGCGTGCGAGCAATCAGCAAATGCAAGGATAA
- a CDS encoding RNA recognition motif domain-containing protein yields the protein MSVRLYIGNLPKEEIDRQELQAVFAEEGEAVTTKLIKDRKTGKCRGFGFLTVNDDEHADQIIEKYNGRMFKDTAIKLEKALPRTKGEENEDQQQQPVPKPVTTSNAGNPVPNTSEKSSRRDKSSKKPRRGGGGSRETSSSNTNDSDAVRPDPRWASELEKLKEMLAAQATN from the coding sequence ATGTCCGTTCGCCTATACATAGGTAATTTGCCGAAAGAAGAAATAGATCGTCAAGAACTGCAAGCAGTTTTTGCTGAAGAAGGTGAGGCTGTCACCACGAAACTAATCAAAGACCGGAAAACAGGCAAATGCCGTGGCTTCGGTTTTCTGACAGTTAACGACGACGAACACGCAGACCAAATTATTGAAAAATATAATGGTCGGATGTTCAAAGACACTGCGATTAAGTTAGAGAAGGCATTACCTCGCACTAAAGGTGAGGAAAATGAAGACCAGCAGCAGCAACCAGTTCCCAAACCAGTTACTACTAGTAATGCTGGAAACCCTGTTCCTAACACTTCTGAAAAAAGCAGCCGTCGCGATAAAAGCTCTAAAAAGCCTCGTCGCGGTGGTGGTGGTTCTCGCGAAACCAGCAGCAGCAACACCAATGACTCTGATGCGGTTCGTCCAGACCCCCGTTGGGCATCTGAATTAGAAAAGCTCAAGGAAATGCTAGCTGCACAAGCGACAAATTAA
- a CDS encoding Gfo/Idh/MocA family protein, with protein sequence MSELFKGEFSRRQILTTAGLGAISAAAIASISEEVAAQATGQATPRGGSLPPQIKFSPISEQTEVETGGPPTALPPERRLGFAIVGLGRLTLEEIMPAFGECKLAKPTALVSGDAAKANQVAQQYGIKPQNVYNYQNYDNLRNNPDVDVIYIVLPNSMHREYTVRGAKAGKHILCEKPMATTVEDCQLMIDACKQANRKLMIAYRCQYEPHHRAMIQMIRSKELGTIKVIQADNGQNQGGDLNQWRLKRALAGGGSLPDVGIYCLNATRYLTGEEPIEISARTFTTPGDPRFKEVEESVTFQLQFPSGVLAICSTSYGFHEGRRFRVFGSNAWGQLDPAFSYSGLQMMISRKSPTNSMAENVTNVRMGEKNQFALEIDHMADCVIQNKQPHTPGEEGLQDQKLMALIYQAAQTGKTITLPRVSGLDVTRGPAPRMLK encoded by the coding sequence ATGTCTGAATTGTTTAAAGGAGAATTTTCTCGTCGTCAGATTCTGACCACTGCTGGATTAGGAGCCATTTCAGCCGCAGCGATCGCTAGTATAAGCGAAGAAGTTGCTGCCCAGGCGACTGGGCAAGCCACCCCACGCGGAGGTTCCCTGCCGCCTCAAATTAAGTTTTCGCCAATCTCAGAACAGACTGAAGTCGAAACGGGGGGACCACCGACAGCATTGCCACCAGAGCGACGTTTGGGATTTGCGATCGTCGGACTTGGCAGACTGACATTAGAAGAAATCATGCCTGCCTTTGGAGAATGCAAACTAGCAAAGCCGACTGCATTAGTTAGCGGTGATGCTGCCAAAGCAAATCAAGTTGCCCAGCAATATGGCATCAAACCGCAGAATGTTTACAACTATCAGAACTACGATAATCTCCGCAACAATCCAGACGTTGATGTAATTTATATTGTACTGCCCAACAGTATGCACCGGGAATATACGGTGCGTGGTGCGAAAGCAGGAAAGCACATTTTGTGTGAAAAGCCAATGGCAACCACAGTTGAAGATTGTCAGCTGATGATCGATGCGTGCAAACAAGCTAATCGCAAGCTGATGATTGCTTATCGCTGCCAATACGAACCGCACCATCGCGCCATGATTCAAATGATTCGCAGCAAAGAACTTGGAACGATAAAGGTGATTCAGGCAGACAACGGACAAAACCAAGGGGGTGACTTGAACCAGTGGCGATTGAAACGTGCTTTAGCTGGGGGTGGTTCTTTACCGGATGTAGGAATTTACTGTTTGAATGCAACTCGCTATTTGACAGGAGAGGAACCAATCGAAATTAGTGCCAGAACATTCACTACTCCTGGCGATCCGCGCTTCAAAGAGGTGGAAGAAAGCGTCACTTTCCAGTTGCAATTTCCCAGTGGGGTGCTGGCGATTTGCTCCACCAGCTACGGTTTTCACGAAGGACGCCGCTTTCGCGTTTTCGGCTCTAATGCCTGGGGACAACTCGATCCGGCGTTCTCCTACAGCGGTTTGCAGATGATGATTTCACGCAAATCACCAACCAATAGCATGGCAGAAAACGTCACCAATGTGCGGATGGGCGAGAAGAACCAGTTCGCTTTAGAAATAGATCACATGGCGGATTGTGTAATTCAGAACAAGCAACCCCACACGCCCGGTGAAGAAGGTTTGCAAGACCAAAAATTGATGGCGTTGATCTACCAAGCAGCACAAACAGGTAAGACGATTACCCTACCACGAGTGTCGGGACTCGATGTCACTCGCGGTCCTGCTCCGAGAATGCTCAAGTAA
- a CDS encoding glycosyltransferase family 4 protein encodes MNSTTQRRIALISVHGDPAIEIGKEEAGGQNVYVRNVGEALGQLGWQVDMFTRKVSAKQETIVQHSENCRTIRLQAGELEFVPRDDLFEYLPEFIDNFQKFQAENGFTYSLIHTNYWLSSWVGMQLKKIQGSKQVHTYHSLGAVKYNTIEDIPLIASQRLAVEKEVLETAERIVATSPQEKEHMRELVSLKGNIDIIPCGTDIRQFGCIDREAARDELGIASDAKVVMYVGRFDPRKGIETLVRAVAESKLRETENLQLIIGGGSVPGQSDGIERDRIESIVNELGISDITTFPGRLSQEILPTYYAAADVSVVPSHYEPFGLVAIEAMACSTPVVASDVGGLQYTVVPEETGLLAPPQDVPAFAAAIDRILENPEWARKLGKGGRKRVESKFSWDGVASQLSELYTELQPQPVSATAMELVQSTAELVQSTAKELVHSTAELVQSKAKQPVKELVQSTSELVQSKAKKPVLVAK; translated from the coding sequence ATGAACTCTACTACTCAACGACGCATCGCCTTAATTTCAGTCCACGGAGACCCTGCGATTGAAATTGGAAAAGAAGAAGCTGGAGGACAAAATGTTTACGTCCGGAATGTGGGTGAAGCACTCGGTCAGCTCGGATGGCAAGTTGATATGTTTACCCGCAAAGTAAGTGCGAAGCAAGAGACAATTGTGCAACATAGCGAAAATTGTCGAACAATTCGTTTACAAGCTGGTGAACTTGAGTTTGTACCCCGTGATGATCTTTTTGAGTATTTGCCAGAATTTATAGATAATTTTCAGAAGTTCCAAGCAGAAAATGGCTTTACATATTCCTTAATTCACACAAACTACTGGCTGTCTAGCTGGGTAGGAATGCAGTTGAAGAAAATTCAAGGAAGCAAACAAGTTCATACCTATCACTCTTTGGGAGCAGTTAAATACAACACGATAGAAGATATTCCCCTGATTGCCAGTCAGCGGTTAGCAGTAGAAAAAGAAGTGTTGGAAACAGCTGAAAGAATTGTTGCGACCAGTCCCCAAGAAAAAGAACACATGCGCGAATTGGTTTCTTTGAAAGGTAATATCGATATTATTCCTTGCGGTACAGATATTCGCCAATTTGGTTGCATTGATAGAGAAGCAGCTAGAGATGAATTGGGAATAGCAAGCGACGCTAAAGTTGTAATGTATGTGGGACGTTTTGACCCCCGCAAAGGTATAGAAACCTTAGTGCGTGCAGTTGCTGAGTCTAAGTTGCGCGAAACTGAAAACTTGCAACTAATTATTGGTGGTGGTAGCGTACCTGGTCAAAGCGACGGTATAGAACGCGATCGCATCGAAAGCATTGTCAATGAATTGGGAATAAGCGATATTACCACTTTCCCCGGTCGCCTGAGCCAAGAAATTCTGCCCACTTATTACGCAGCTGCTGATGTTTCTGTAGTTCCCAGTCACTACGAACCGTTTGGATTGGTAGCGATTGAAGCGATGGCTTGTAGTACACCAGTAGTAGCTAGTGATGTCGGTGGATTGCAATATACTGTCGTTCCTGAAGAAACTGGTTTATTAGCACCACCACAAGACGTACCCGCTTTTGCAGCTGCAATTGACCGAATTCTAGAGAATCCAGAATGGGCACGAAAATTAGGTAAAGGTGGTAGAAAACGCGTTGAAAGCAAGTTTAGTTGGGATGGTGTCGCAAGTCAGCTAAGTGAACTTTACACCGAATTGCAACCACAGCCAGTATCGGCAACAGCAATGGAACTAGTACAGTCAACAGCCGAATTAGTGCAATCAACAGCAAAAGAACTAGTGCATTCAACAGCCGAACTAGTGCAGTCAAAAGCAAAACAACCAGTTAAAGAACTAGTGCAGTCAACAAGCGAATTAGTGCAGTCAAAAGCAAAAAAACCAGTTTTGGTTGCTAAATAA
- a CDS encoding peptide chain release factor 3, translating to MSTELQSELDQAVKQRRNFAIISHPDAGKTTLTEKLLLYGGAIHEAGAVKARRAQRKATSDWMAMEQQRGISITSTVLQFEYQHCQINLLDTPGHQDFSEDTYRTLAAADNAVMLIDVAKGLEPQTRKLFEVCKMRGIPIFTFVNKLDRPGREPLELLDEIEQELGLQTYAVNWPIGMGDRFKGVFDRHKQQIHLFERSAHGSREARNTIVDLGDAKIEELLEEELYYQLKNDLELLEGVGPELDLDLVHQGKMTPVFFGSAMTNFGVELFLKYFLDYALQPGVHNSSVGEVPPTYPEFSGFVFKLQANMDPKHRDRVAFIRVCTGKFEKDMTVNHARTGKIIRLSRPQKLFAQERESIDVAYAGDVIGLNNPGVFAIGDTIYVGQKLEYEGIPYFSPELFAILRNPNPSKFKQFQKGISELREEGAVQIMYSTDEAKRDPILAAVGQLQFEVVQFRLQNEYGVETQLELLPYSVARWVEGGWEPLNKVGRLFNTTTVKDSMDRPVLLFRNEWNCQQLEQDHPELKLSAVAPVFSSQPVEG from the coding sequence ATGTCTACTGAACTTCAATCTGAACTCGATCAAGCTGTTAAACAACGTCGCAATTTTGCGATTATTTCTCACCCCGACGCTGGGAAAACTACGCTGACAGAAAAGCTACTTTTATACGGAGGTGCAATTCACGAAGCTGGAGCGGTAAAGGCACGCAGGGCACAGCGCAAAGCAACTTCTGACTGGATGGCAATGGAACAACAAAGAGGTATTTCGATTACTTCTACGGTGTTGCAGTTTGAATATCAGCATTGCCAAATTAATTTATTAGATACTCCAGGACACCAAGATTTCAGTGAAGATACTTATCGAACTTTAGCTGCGGCTGATAACGCGGTGATGCTAATTGACGTGGCGAAAGGTTTGGAACCGCAAACACGAAAATTGTTTGAAGTATGTAAAATGCGGGGTATTCCGATTTTTACATTTGTAAATAAACTGGATCGCCCAGGTAGAGAACCGCTGGAACTGTTAGATGAAATTGAGCAAGAATTAGGCTTGCAAACTTATGCGGTAAACTGGCCCATTGGGATGGGCGATCGGTTTAAAGGTGTATTCGACCGACACAAACAGCAAATTCATCTATTTGAACGCAGTGCCCACGGGAGTCGCGAAGCGCGGAATACAATAGTTGATCTAGGCGATGCGAAAATAGAAGAACTATTAGAAGAAGAACTTTACTATCAACTGAAAAACGATTTAGAACTTCTCGAAGGAGTCGGACCGGAACTTGATTTAGATTTGGTGCATCAAGGAAAAATGACACCCGTGTTTTTCGGTAGCGCCATGACCAACTTTGGGGTAGAGTTATTTCTCAAATACTTTCTCGACTACGCCCTCCAACCAGGTGTTCATAATAGCAGCGTCGGCGAAGTTCCCCCCACCTATCCGGAGTTTTCTGGATTTGTTTTCAAACTTCAGGCTAACATGGACCCGAAACATCGCGATCGCGTGGCGTTTATCCGCGTCTGTACGGGCAAATTTGAAAAAGATATGACGGTGAATCACGCTCGCACTGGTAAAATTATCCGTTTATCTCGTCCACAAAAATTATTTGCTCAAGAACGGGAATCGATTGATGTAGCTTATGCAGGCGATGTTATTGGTTTAAATAATCCTGGTGTTTTTGCGATCGGTGATACAATTTACGTCGGGCAGAAGTTGGAGTATGAAGGTATCCCCTATTTCTCGCCAGAATTATTCGCGATTCTCAGAAATCCTAACCCCTCTAAATTCAAGCAATTCCAAAAAGGTATTTCCGAATTGCGCGAAGAAGGTGCAGTACAAATTATGTACTCAACTGATGAAGCCAAACGCGATCCAATTTTGGCGGCAGTAGGTCAGTTGCAATTCGAGGTGGTACAGTTTCGCTTGCAAAATGAATATGGTGTGGAAACCCAGCTAGAATTATTACCCTACAGCGTCGCTCGTTGGGTTGAGGGTGGTTGGGAACCTTTGAATAAGGTGGGACGTTTATTCAACACCACTACGGTCAAAGACAGCATGGATCGCCCTGTGTTGCTATTCCGGAATGAATGGAATTGTCAGCAATTAGAACAAGACCATCCAGAATTGAAATTGAGCGCAGTAGCCCCGGTGTTTTCCAGTCAACCTGTGGAGGGATAA
- a CDS encoding NAD(P)-dependent oxidoreductase, translating into MKRIAYLGLGIMGSGMATNLLKAGYDLSVWNRNPESCKPLVEQGATQAQTPAKAVENADVIMYSLANDNAVEEVVFGEDGILSKVLSPQIAIDMSTVHPDTSRREAAAYAEKQVEFLDAPVFGSKNESAAGGLWIVVGGKRDVFEKVKPILEPLSETIHYLGETGKGAAMKLIGNSIVATQIEALGEAMILATKAGLNPKDVLDVLHVVDFRSPIFDGMGKMLIERDFTPNFALKHMLKDANLIARFAQDLNSPTPAAALVRETIKTAVNQGWGEENASALIKALELEAGVTVES; encoded by the coding sequence ATGAAACGCATTGCATATTTAGGACTTGGCATCATGGGCAGTGGCATGGCAACCAACTTGCTGAAAGCGGGGTATGATTTGAGCGTTTGGAATCGCAACCCAGAATCCTGTAAGCCTCTGGTTGAACAAGGTGCAACACAAGCTCAAACACCAGCAAAAGCCGTGGAAAATGCTGATGTAATCATGTACTCGCTGGCGAATGATAACGCAGTTGAAGAAGTTGTCTTTGGGGAAGATGGGATTTTATCGAAGGTGCTATCGCCACAAATTGCGATCGACATGAGTACAGTTCATCCTGACACATCCCGTCGAGAAGCCGCAGCATATGCCGAAAAGCAAGTTGAATTTCTCGATGCTCCGGTTTTCGGCAGTAAAAACGAATCCGCAGCCGGCGGTTTATGGATTGTCGTTGGTGGCAAGCGTGACGTATTTGAGAAAGTAAAACCGATTTTGGAACCGTTAAGCGAAACAATACATTATCTCGGCGAAACTGGCAAAGGGGCTGCAATGAAACTCATCGGTAATTCGATTGTGGCAACCCAAATCGAAGCTTTAGGGGAAGCGATGATTCTAGCGACAAAAGCCGGACTAAATCCGAAAGACGTTCTTGATGTGCTGCATGTGGTAGATTTTCGCTCTCCGATTTTTGACGGTATGGGCAAGATGTTGATAGAGCGCGATTTTACACCTAATTTCGCGTTAAAGCACATGCTCAAAGATGCGAATTTGATTGCTCGATTCGCCCAAGATTTAAATTCTCCCACTCCTGCTGCTGCGCTGGTGCGAGAAACCATCAAAACGGCGGTTAATCAAGGATGGGGAGAAGAAAATGCGTCTGCATTAATTAAAGCGCTGGAATTAGAAGCGGGAGTAACTGTTGAATCATAA
- a CDS encoding M48 family metalloprotease, with amino-acid sequence MPSHAESSLEAGLVALKQGDYKNAIAQLEPIASNTDARSNAVLQAKVGLVMAYARSGDNSKAIALCQTLTEINNPQVKQWADRALKELTKPKKSDKESKKSESEFVPIKNSGDNYRPKPDPINPLNSSVTQVVVKINNSSNESDNFLPPANRVQSKNTQMYWRHAGRAKVWQPKLKLNLLPLRLLTAGTFVALFWVMRAILKLLMNWSNNILYNIRLQPLQLFYRDPTQFLLIALGILIVASPWLLDWLLSNFYGRRELPKETLNIHSREAVRLLQRYCQQRRWRSPKLSILPIAAPIALSYGHLPRTARIVVSLGLLEQLADDEIATIYASQLAHIAHGDCLVMSLVLLVTLPIYRVYQQVSQWTDNISNKILHLPGVVICSLAYGVWCLLTGTALWLSKLRLYYSDRLAAEITGNPNALVRALLKISIGVATDIEKQEHTSWQIESLNILAPVSYQQSLCLGSIAGQISFESFLMWDTLNPYRRWFTINNSHPIIGDRIQRLCEIARHWHLDLELYLTNQQPLKIKRHSFVLQIAPFLGIPFGLMFAGLLCLIWQIAFAFKLLNLKWIYDDWSFVTGCVLIGISIGTVMRILYFFPDADMKPSILQSFLPDASTTVHAGDRLPNLLANPSALPIDSIRVRLVGKLLGRRGTSNSLEQDLILQTNTGLVKLHHISGLVQLVNPQDWIGRQITVTGWFRRGATPWIDIQSLQTQNGQTINSLHLLWSMVLAVATLAWGGYILLKG; translated from the coding sequence ATGCCTTCACATGCCGAATCGTCTTTGGAGGCTGGTTTAGTTGCCCTAAAACAAGGGGATTATAAGAATGCGATCGCTCAACTAGAACCGATTGCTAGCAATACTGATGCTCGATCCAATGCTGTATTGCAAGCTAAAGTAGGGTTGGTGATGGCTTATGCACGCAGCGGCGATAACTCAAAAGCGATCGCCCTGTGTCAAACTCTTACAGAGATTAACAATCCTCAAGTTAAGCAGTGGGCAGACCGCGCCCTCAAAGAATTGACAAAACCGAAAAAATCTGATAAAGAATCAAAAAAATCTGAATCTGAATTTGTCCCCATTAAAAATTCCGGCGATAATTATCGCCCAAAACCAGACCCAATCAATCCCTTAAATTCGTCGGTAACACAAGTAGTAGTCAAAATTAATAATTCCAGCAACGAATCAGATAACTTTTTACCACCAGCTAATCGAGTCCAAAGCAAAAATACACAAATGTATTGGCGACACGCTGGACGCGCAAAAGTATGGCAACCCAAGCTAAAGTTAAATTTACTACCTTTACGGCTGCTCACAGCAGGTACATTCGTTGCTCTATTTTGGGTGATGCGGGCAATTCTTAAGCTGCTGATGAATTGGAGCAATAATATTTTATACAATATCCGCTTGCAGCCATTGCAGCTATTTTATCGAGATCCAACTCAATTTTTGCTGATAGCATTGGGGATTCTGATTGTAGCATCGCCTTGGTTGTTAGATTGGCTGCTGAGTAACTTTTATGGTCGGCGAGAGTTGCCCAAAGAAACCTTAAATATTCACAGTCGCGAAGCGGTACGCTTGCTACAACGTTACTGTCAACAGCGACGCTGGCGATCGCCCAAATTAAGTATTTTACCAATCGCTGCACCAATTGCCCTAAGTTATGGTCATTTACCCCGCACTGCTCGAATTGTAGTAAGTCTTGGGTTATTAGAGCAACTGGCAGATGATGAAATCGCTACAATCTATGCCAGTCAGTTGGCGCATATTGCCCACGGGGATTGTCTGGTGATGTCTTTGGTGCTGTTGGTGACGCTGCCGATTTATCGAGTATATCAACAAGTTTCCCAGTGGACGGACAATATATCAAATAAAATTTTGCATCTACCGGGAGTAGTAATATGTAGTCTGGCTTATGGCGTTTGGTGTTTGCTGACTGGCACGGCTTTATGGTTATCTAAGTTGCGGCTTTATTATAGCGATCGCCTAGCTGCCGAAATCACCGGTAATCCAAATGCTTTAGTTCGCGCTTTACTAAAAATTTCTATTGGGGTTGCAACGGATATCGAAAAACAAGAACACACTTCTTGGCAGATCGAAAGTCTGAATATCTTAGCACCAGTCAGCTACCAACAGAGTCTTTGTTTAGGTAGTATTGCTGGTCAAATTTCTTTTGAATCATTTTTAATGTGGGATACTCTCAATCCTTATCGTCGATGGTTTACAATCAATAATAGTCACCCAATAATAGGCGATCGCATCCAACGCCTTTGTGAAATAGCTCGCCATTGGCATCTAGACCTAGAACTATATCTCACCAACCAACAACCGTTGAAAATCAAGCGTCATTCCTTTGTTTTACAAATCGCACCTTTTTTAGGAATTCCTTTTGGTTTGATGTTTGCTGGTCTTTTATGCCTAATCTGGCAAATAGCATTCGCATTCAAGTTGTTGAATTTGAAGTGGATATACGACGATTGGTCATTCGTTACAGGTTGCGTACTTATTGGCATTAGCATCGGTACTGTCATGCGGATTCTTTATTTCTTTCCCGATGCAGATATGAAACCTTCGATACTACAAAGTTTTCTTCCTGATGCTAGCACCACCGTACACGCTGGCGATCGCCTGCCCAATTTGTTAGCCAATCCATCAGCCCTTCCTATCGATAGTATCAGAGTGCGTCTTGTCGGTAAGTTATTAGGTCGTCGCGGCACTAGCAATTCCCTAGAACAAGACTTAATTTTACAAACCAACACTGGTTTAGTGAAATTACATCATATTTCTGGGCTGGTACAGTTAGTCAATCCCCAAGACTGGATTGGTCGGCAAATTACTGTCACAGGTTGGTTTCGTCGAGGTGCGACTCCTTGGATTGACATCCAAAGCTTACAAACTCAAAACGGTCAAACTATTAATAGTCTTCATCTTCTTTGGTCTATGGTTTTGGCAGTTGCAACACTAGCTTGGGGTGGGTACATCCTTCTGAAGGGGTAG
- a CDS encoding DUF4870 domain-containing protein, with amino-acid sequence MYDTDKRKLLSALCHGAIFFSTAFVSVGVPIAMLFVSDDPVVKENAKEAINFHFNVWLYGAIIAVLIFVTLGLLLPLAWLGYLLHWGLTIWALTNVLSDPDKPFRYPFIFRLL; translated from the coding sequence ATGTACGACACGGACAAGCGAAAGCTTCTATCAGCACTGTGTCATGGAGCCATCTTTTTTAGTACGGCATTTGTATCAGTTGGTGTACCTATCGCCATGCTATTCGTCAGTGATGACCCCGTTGTGAAAGAAAATGCCAAAGAAGCCATTAATTTCCACTTTAATGTCTGGCTTTATGGTGCAATTATTGCAGTGTTGATTTTTGTCACCTTGGGGTTGCTACTTCCATTGGCATGGTTAGGGTATCTTCTACATTGGGGACTAACGATTTGGGCGCTTACCAATGTTTTAAGCGATCCAGATAAACCGTTTCGTTATCCCTTTATTTTCCGGCTTTTGTAG